AATTTAAGTATTCACGAGAATTTTCACTACAAGCAGCAAGTGGTAAGTTTACGTTCAAAATTTCTACAGAAGACTTTTTAAATCTAATGCAAGAATCTAGCAAACGTGAACTAGACATCATGATTTTTGTTGGAAACCCTGGAATGATTCAAATTCACACGGGAAAAATCCAACGACTAGAGCCAATGGGGCCTTGGTTTAACGTACTCGATCCTGAATTTAATTTACATCTTCGAACCGATAAAATTGAATCCGTCTGGGTAGTCGACAAACCAACAAGAGACGGTTTAGTGACTTCCGTTGAAGTTTTTGATAACGAAGGAGAACTAATCTTACAAATGTTTGGAAAACGAAAACCAGGAATTCCGCAGTCGTCTATTTGGTTCCAGTTAACTAGAGAGTATTTAAATCCTTCTCTTGTATAAATCATTTGGAAAATTAAATTCCATTCGAAAACCTTGAGCACCATCGATGCTCAAGGTTCCTCCCATTTGTTTTTCGGCGATAATTTTTGCCAAACTAAGACCCAACTTCTTCTGTTTCTGCAAGTCAAACCCTACGGGCAACCCAACTCCATTATCACTATAAACCAAATAACATCGATTTCCATCAAAGGAATACTGAATCGATATCTCCCCTGTTTTTAGCTTCGGGAATGCATATTTAAAACTATTCGAAAGTAACTCAGTAAAAACAAGACCAAGAGGAACAGCAGTATCTAACAATAAAGCTCCATCTCCCACTTGCAAATTGATTTTAATTTCTGTACCAGAAGGTGGATATGCCTGGCGAATCATATCCACCAAAGATTGTAAATAATCAGATACACGAATTTCACTTAGGTCTTGATTTGCGTACAAATGATCATGCACTAGAGACATAGTTTGAATTTTGATTGATGTGTCTTCGACAATCGATTGAATATTTTTATCCTCAGGAAAATCGGATGCTTGAATCATCAAAATAGACCGAACCAATTGAATCGAGTTCTTAGTTCTATGAAAAATCTCTGCTACTAAATTCTCTTTTTCTTGTAACGACTTCCTTATTTTCTCAGAATTAATTTTGTTTTCTTCAACCTCTTTAGAGAGAAGTTGGTTGGTTTGTATCAATCTTTCATAAGGGTCATGAATCGCAGAGATAAAAACTGCCTTGTAAATCAGGTAAAAGGCACCGATTTTATAAATATGGCCTATTACGTTATAAACATCAAAAACACTTGTATATAAA
The window above is part of the Leptospira brenneri genome. Proteins encoded here:
- a CDS encoding MASE3 domain-containing protein — its product is MFYPAVILFCVSPLFLIGVFPDYFYREYEIGYFLIFHNVTEIFSVIVSFSIFGLGYYSYAQSRNAHTLFLGVGFLVVGLVDFMHTLGYAGMPDFITENSGNKSSQFWIFSRFVTAIVLFVAIYIKPNRKYKLIREGFLISCSLLLVFVIFLLVIFFNDWIPKTYEQGKGLTIFKKNAEYVIITILVLSLFVYRNATFYTSKKQLRYYLAAFIVCIFSEMVFVLYTSVFDVYNVIGHIYKIGAFYLIYKAVFISAIHDPYERLIQTNQLLSKEVEENKINSEKIRKSLQEKENLVAEIFHRTKNSIQLVRSILMIQASDFPEDKNIQSIVEDTSIKIQTMSLVHDHLYANQDLSEIRVSDYLQSLVDMIRQAYPPSGTEIKINLQVGDGALLLDTAVPLGLVFTELLSNSFKYAFPKLKTGEISIQYSFDGNRCYLVYSDNGVGLPVGFDLQKQKKLGLSLAKIIAEKQMGGTLSIDGAQGFRMEFNFPNDLYKRRI